Proteins from one Desulfonema limicola genomic window:
- a CDS encoding DUF294 nucleotidyltransferase-like domain-containing protein has product MNYEKLLSILIKTDPFEILETDVLLELAEKIEVRNFQANSFVFKQGEPSQDALFIVASGLVELIVNNERGDETVIGLKRAYDFFGETVVLSRQRYPASVRVKRDLTCCLVFRKDLEKIMYNYPEFSGFFNALLTERLRLLYEEIAEEMSLRGHGIDGISSGFFRKRVSQIMSYPAITCLTTDLVTTASKIMADKDINAIVAIDHENQPRGILTEKNLVKYLIAQQMYPVETCRVENIMYSNLGEIRPHAFIGQALVAMMRSKIKHLIVMERGELVGIVSMVDLIKTQSAGTLQLTKDIESQPDMKGLALVNSEIQNILKAMVEEKADINEIFDVMSELRERLTRRVIQLSEEKMKLEGLGPPPVEYCWINMGSAARYEQTFETEQDNAMIYENPEPEEMETVNLYFKKLAELIVDGLEKCGISKCKQGIMASNDRWRKTSGEWTETLRNWSEFPVFETTKKILAFLDFRPVWGNMVMAEDLRNKLFNAFQICSESKIDQEKNDMEYNPPISYLGTFLIENSGIHKNEMNLKTSAVMQIINSIRIIAVQNNIKEPSTIGRLKHLAEAGIISEEEKESFSQGFETLIQFQLKENLKKVKNGQQPDNYLDPYSLRKKERVELKEALGCVTALLDIIREKSGELWVQYL; this is encoded by the coding sequence ATGAATTATGAAAAATTATTAAGCATACTTATAAAAACCGATCCTTTTGAAATACTTGAAACTGATGTTCTTCTGGAGCTTGCAGAAAAAATTGAGGTTCGAAATTTTCAGGCAAACTCCTTTGTATTTAAACAGGGAGAACCAAGTCAGGATGCTCTTTTTATTGTTGCATCAGGTCTTGTGGAATTGATTGTCAATAATGAAAGAGGTGATGAAACAGTTATAGGGCTTAAAAGGGCTTATGATTTTTTTGGAGAAACTGTTGTTTTGTCAAGGCAGCGCTATCCTGCATCTGTAAGGGTAAAGCGGGATTTGACCTGCTGCCTGGTTTTTCGGAAAGACCTTGAAAAAATCATGTATAATTATCCCGAGTTTTCCGGTTTTTTTAATGCCTTGCTCACAGAACGGCTTCGTCTTCTTTATGAAGAAATTGCAGAAGAAATGTCTTTAAGAGGGCATGGCATAGATGGTATAAGTTCAGGTTTTTTCAGGAAAAGGGTAAGCCAGATAATGTCTTATCCTGCAATAACCTGTCTTACAACAGACCTTGTAACAACAGCTTCAAAGATTATGGCTGACAAGGATATAAATGCTATAGTTGCAATAGATCATGAAAATCAGCCCAGAGGAATCTTAACAGAAAAAAATCTTGTTAAATATTTAATTGCACAGCAAATGTATCCTGTTGAAACCTGCAGGGTTGAAAATATCATGTACAGCAACCTGGGAGAAATAAGACCCCACGCATTTATCGGCCAGGCTCTTGTTGCCATGATGCGGAGTAAGATCAAGCATCTTATAGTCATGGAACGCGGTGAACTTGTGGGGATTGTTTCAATGGTTGATCTGATAAAAACACAAAGTGCAGGAACCCTTCAATTAACTAAAGATATAGAATCCCAGCCTGACATGAAAGGGCTTGCTCTTGTAAATAGTGAGATTCAAAATATCTTAAAGGCTATGGTTGAAGAAAAAGCAGATATTAATGAAATCTTTGATGTTATGTCAGAACTCAGGGAAAGGCTTACCAGGAGAGTTATCCAGCTTTCAGAAGAAAAAATGAAGCTTGAAGGGCTTGGCCCCCCTCCTGTTGAATACTGCTGGATTAATATGGGCAGTGCTGCAAGATATGAGCAGACCTTTGAAACAGAACAGGATAATGCCATGATCTATGAAAATCCTGAACCAGAAGAAATGGAAACTGTTAATCTCTATTTTAAAAAACTTGCAGAACTCATTGTTGATGGTCTTGAAAAATGCGGCATATCAAAATGCAAACAAGGGATAATGGCTTCTAATGACAGATGGCGCAAAACATCAGGAGAATGGACTGAGACCCTTAGAAACTGGAGTGAATTTCCTGTTTTTGAAACCACAAAAAAGATTCTTGCTTTTTTAGATTTCAGGCCGGTATGGGGAAATATGGTCATGGCTGAAGATTTGAGAAACAAACTGTTTAATGCTTTTCAAATATGTTCAGAATCAAAAATTGACCAGGAAAAAAATGATATGGAATATAATCCCCCTATAAGTTATCTTGGAACATTTCTTATTGAAAACAGCGGAATCCACAAAAATGAAATGAATTTGAAAACATCTGCTGTTATGCAGATTATAAACAGCATACGAATAATTGCCGTACAAAATAATATCAAAGAGCCTTCAACTATCGGCCGTCTGAAACATCTTGCAGAAGCAGGAATTATATCAGAGGAAGAAAAGGAATCTTTCAGCCAGGGTTTTGAAACCCTGATACAATTCCAGCTTAAAGAAAATTTAAAAAAAGTCAAAAATGGACAACAGCCTGATAATTATTTAGACCCGTACAGTCTGAGAAAAAAGGAAAGAGTAGAGTTAAAAGAGGCTCTTGGCTGTGTTACTGCTCTTTTGGATATTATCAGGGAAAAATCAGGGGAATTATGGGTTCAATATTTGTAA
- the hdrA2 gene encoding CoB-CoM heterodisulfide reductase HdrA2, with product MLPNTSCELPAPRIGVYVCKCGLNIAQTVDCKKVAENIKDTQDVVIAKEITYACSEPGQAEIKKDIAENELDRVVVASCSPRLHESTFRQMMQEAGLNPYLLEMANLREQCSWVHMFEKDAATEKSEDLVRMAVSRAKILAPLYEEILPMTKKTLVIGGGIAGIQAALDLADNGYQVILVEKSPSIGGTMARLDKTFPTMDCSIUILGPKMADAGRHPNITLHTMSEVAEVKGYVGNFDVKIVKKARYIDEKECTSCGECAKVCPVVFPDEFNEGLSSRKAVYIQFPQAVPSAYVINMEECMGRGCSKCLDACEKKCIQFHMSDQEITERVGSIIAATGLEPYDPREMDEYGYTRFENVLTSLEFERLVNAGGPTKGLLLRPKDRKRPKSVGFIQCVGSRSKRKGGEHCSNICCMNTIKGTLVLKEHYPDIDIKVFYIDIRAFGKGFEDLYNRSRSLGVQYIRGLPGSVEELEDGNMKVAVENTATGKIEFHDLEMLVLALGIKPSSATRKLQEMLGLQLTPDGFFLEAHPKLLPVDAATRGIFYAGCAEGPKDIKESVTQGSAAAARAIRLMHKGQISSEPIISEVIAHHCKSCGRCAEVCPYNAITVDVKKKTPAVVNKAACAGCGTCAAECKFGAIVMNHFTDEQITSQVDTMLENNADQKVLTFACNWCSYAGADYAGVSRLQYPANVRLIRTMCSGRVDEKFIWHAFEKGAPVVLVSGCHIGDCHYIDANHWTVKRVEKVRKKMEKLGIRPERLQLEWISAAEGVRFAKVMIDMEALRKSVSAQEIEDTVRILKERKKE from the coding sequence ATGTTACCAAATACATCATGCGAACTGCCTGCACCGCGCATCGGCGTGTATGTCTGCAAGTGCGGATTAAATATTGCCCAGACTGTTGACTGCAAAAAGGTTGCAGAAAATATAAAAGATACACAAGACGTAGTTATTGCAAAAGAAATTACCTATGCCTGCTCGGAGCCTGGACAGGCAGAGATAAAAAAGGATATTGCCGAAAACGAACTTGACAGGGTAGTTGTTGCCTCATGCTCTCCCCGTCTCCATGAATCCACTTTTCGCCAGATGATGCAGGAAGCAGGTTTAAACCCCTATCTTCTTGAAATGGCAAACCTTAGGGAACAGTGTTCCTGGGTTCACATGTTTGAAAAAGACGCTGCCACAGAAAAATCCGAAGACCTGGTGCGCATGGCAGTTTCAAGGGCAAAGATTCTTGCCCCTCTTTATGAAGAAATCCTGCCCATGACCAAAAAAACCCTGGTTATAGGCGGCGGTATTGCAGGAATCCAGGCAGCCCTTGACCTTGCAGACAACGGCTACCAGGTTATACTGGTTGAAAAAAGCCCGTCTATCGGCGGCACTATGGCCCGTTTAGATAAAACCTTTCCCACAATGGACTGCTCCATCTGAATACTCGGGCCTAAGATGGCAGATGCCGGTCGGCATCCAAACATAACACTTCATACAATGAGTGAAGTGGCAGAGGTTAAAGGTTATGTTGGTAATTTTGATGTAAAGATTGTCAAAAAAGCCAGGTATATTGATGAAAAGGAATGCACATCCTGCGGTGAATGCGCAAAGGTCTGTCCTGTTGTTTTCCCTGATGAATTCAACGAGGGTCTGTCCTCACGCAAGGCTGTTTATATCCAGTTTCCCCAGGCAGTGCCTTCTGCATATGTAATCAATATGGAAGAGTGCATGGGCAGGGGATGCTCCAAATGTCTTGACGCATGTGAAAAAAAATGTATCCAGTTTCACATGTCAGACCAGGAAATAACAGAAAGGGTCGGCTCCATTATTGCAGCCACAGGGCTTGAACCCTATGATCCCAGGGAAATGGACGAATACGGCTATACACGGTTTGAAAACGTGCTGACCAGCCTGGAGTTTGAGCGGCTGGTAAATGCAGGGGGGCCCACAAAAGGACTGCTGCTCCGTCCAAAAGACAGGAAAAGACCAAAATCAGTAGGTTTTATCCAGTGTGTAGGCTCAAGATCAAAGCGCAAGGGCGGGGAACACTGCTCCAATATCTGCTGTATGAACACCATAAAAGGAACCCTGGTATTAAAAGAGCATTACCCTGACATTGACATCAAGGTATTTTACATTGACATCAGGGCATTTGGCAAAGGTTTTGAAGACCTGTACAACAGGAGCCGGAGTCTGGGAGTGCAGTATATTCGCGGACTTCCCGGATCAGTTGAGGAACTTGAAGACGGAAACATGAAAGTAGCTGTGGAAAACACGGCAACAGGCAAAATAGAATTTCATGACCTGGAAATGCTGGTTCTTGCCCTGGGCATCAAACCTTCATCAGCAACCAGGAAACTCCAGGAAATGCTGGGCCTGCAGCTCACGCCTGACGGTTTTTTCCTGGAAGCCCACCCCAAACTCCTGCCTGTTGACGCAGCAACAAGGGGAATCTTTTACGCTGGCTGCGCCGAAGGCCCAAAAGACATAAAGGAAAGCGTAACCCAGGGGTCGGCAGCAGCGGCAAGGGCAATCCGCCTTATGCACAAGGGACAGATTTCCTCAGAACCCATTATATCAGAGGTCATAGCCCATCACTGCAAATCCTGCGGAAGATGTGCCGAGGTCTGCCCCTATAATGCTATTACCGTAGATGTTAAGAAAAAAACACCGGCTGTTGTAAACAAGGCTGCCTGTGCAGGATGCGGAACCTGTGCGGCTGAATGCAAGTTCGGTGCTATTGTCATGAATCATTTTACTGACGAGCAGATTACCAGCCAGGTTGACACCATGCTGGAAAACAATGCAGATCAAAAGGTTCTCACCTTTGCCTGCAACTGGTGTTCCTATGCAGGCGCAGACTATGCAGGCGTATCAAGGCTCCAGTACCCGGCAAACGTGCGGCTCATAAGAACCATGTGTTCAGGACGGGTTGATGAAAAATTCATCTGGCACGCATTTGAAAAAGGCGCTCCCGTTGTCCTAGTCAGCGGCTGCCACATAGGCGACTGTCATTATATTGACGCAAACCACTGGACAGTCAAACGCGTGGAAAAAGTCAGGAAAAAAATGGAAAAGCTGGGCATAAGACCTGAAAGACTCCAGCTTGAATGGATCAGCGCTGCCGAAGGTGTGCGCTTTGCAAAGGTCATGATAGATATGGAAGCATTAAGAAAAAGCGTTTCTGCTCAGGAGATTGAAGATACTGTCAGGATTTTAAAGGAGCGGAAAAAGGAATAG